In one window of Caenimonas aquaedulcis DNA:
- the miaA gene encoding tRNA (adenosine(37)-N6)-dimethylallyltransferase MiaA gives MPDPRVIALAGPTASGKSAAALAIAREHGAEIISVDSALVYRGMDIGTAKPTAAELAAVPHHLIDIRDPLQAYSAAEFAADAARLVGEINARGKPALLVGGTMLYFKALFDGIDDMPPADAQVRAGLDAQAARDGQASLHAELSRVDPPTAARLAPGDTQRVQRALEVYRLSGRPLSSFHTRGEATGTSPFRETPLVSLEPRDRAWLHERIAQRFDLMLAAGFIDEVKRLRARGDLTPDLPSMRCVGYRQAWDMLDGVHAPGTLRDRGIAATRQLAKRQLTWLRGMPRRHVIACDAPDAAAQLLQAAREML, from the coding sequence ATGCCTGATCCGCGCGTCATCGCCCTCGCCGGCCCCACCGCATCGGGCAAAAGCGCCGCGGCGCTCGCGATCGCGCGCGAGCACGGCGCGGAGATCATCAGCGTGGATTCCGCGCTGGTCTACCGCGGCATGGACATCGGCACCGCCAAGCCGACGGCGGCCGAACTCGCGGCGGTGCCGCACCACCTCATCGACATCCGCGATCCGCTGCAGGCCTACAGCGCGGCGGAATTCGCCGCCGACGCGGCGCGGCTGGTCGGCGAGATCAACGCACGCGGCAAGCCCGCGCTGCTGGTAGGCGGGACGATGCTGTACTTCAAGGCGCTGTTCGACGGCATCGACGACATGCCCCCCGCCGATGCGCAAGTTCGCGCAGGCCTGGACGCGCAGGCCGCACGCGATGGCCAGGCTTCGCTCCATGCGGAGCTCTCCCGCGTGGACCCGCCGACGGCCGCGCGCCTGGCGCCCGGGGACACGCAGCGGGTGCAGCGTGCACTGGAGGTGTATCGCCTCTCCGGCCGGCCGCTGTCGAGTTTCCACACACGGGGCGAGGCGACGGGTACGTCGCCCTTCAGGGAGACGCCGCTGGTGTCGCTGGAGCCGCGGGATCGCGCGTGGTTGCACGAACGCATCGCGCAGCGCTTCGACCTGATGCTGGCCGCGGGCTTCATCGACGAAGTGAAACGCCTGCGCGCGCGCGGCGACCTCACGCCCGATTTGCCGAGCATGCGCTGCGTGGGCTATCGGCAGGCGTGGGACATGCTGGACGGCGTCCATGCACCCGGCACCTTGCGCGACCGCGGCATCGCCGCGACGCGCCAGCTTGCCAAACGGCAGCTCACCTGGCTGCGCGGCATGCCGCGGCGGCACGTGATCGCGTGCGATGCGCCCGATGCCGCCGCGCAGCTCCTGCAGGCCGCGAGGGAGATGCTGTGA
- a CDS encoding multidrug effflux MFS transporter yields MSPRLVVVVLALLLGIQPVTTDLYLPALPALTQSLAAPVSQAQLTLTMLLLAFGTSQLVWGPLSDRFGRRPVLLCGLGAYTLASIACALAPSMSLLIACRTIQGAAMGAAVMGARAIVRDLYTPETGARMMSRGLTGLGFIACACAPVGGLLSDWIGWRFALAAPALFGTLAFLVVALRFEETAPRTNPNALQPATLVSTWLAIVRHPTFLTYSALSTASYAGLFTFLASSSFVFIQVLGLTRTQYGLVMFSMAAVYIAGTFWCRRLLPRFGVRRSVAIAGGVSVLAGTAMGAMALAGLHTTWAIALPFCIFMFAHGVHQPCGQSGAIAPFPQAAGAASALNGFLMMVAAFAVGGWVGRRLDGTVFALTSGVWFWSAVIAAVSWTLVQRHGDPRHA; encoded by the coding sequence ATGTCCCCCCGCCTGGTCGTCGTCGTGCTTGCGTTGCTGCTGGGCATCCAGCCCGTCACGACCGACCTGTACCTGCCCGCCCTGCCGGCGCTCACGCAAAGCCTCGCCGCCCCGGTCTCCCAGGCGCAGCTCACGCTCACGATGCTGCTGCTCGCCTTCGGCACCTCGCAGCTCGTCTGGGGGCCGCTGTCGGACCGCTTCGGCCGCCGGCCGGTGCTCCTGTGCGGGCTGGGTGCGTACACCCTCGCCTCCATCGCCTGCGCGCTCGCGCCGTCAATGTCGCTGCTGATCGCCTGCCGCACGATCCAGGGCGCTGCGATGGGCGCGGCGGTGATGGGCGCCCGCGCCATCGTGCGGGACCTGTACACGCCGGAGACCGGCGCCCGCATGATGTCGCGGGGCCTCACCGGACTGGGCTTCATCGCGTGCGCCTGCGCGCCGGTGGGCGGGCTGCTGTCGGACTGGATCGGCTGGCGCTTCGCGCTGGCGGCGCCGGCCCTGTTCGGCACCCTGGCGTTCCTCGTGGTGGCCCTGCGCTTCGAGGAAACGGCGCCGCGCACCAACCCGAACGCGCTGCAGCCCGCGACGCTCGTGTCGACCTGGCTTGCCATCGTGCGGCATCCGACCTTCCTCACCTATTCCGCCCTGTCGACCGCGTCGTATGCCGGCCTCTTCACCTTCCTCGCCTCCTCGTCCTTCGTGTTCATCCAGGTGCTGGGCCTCACGCGCACGCAATACGGCCTCGTGATGTTCTCCATGGCGGCCGTGTACATCGCCGGCACGTTCTGGTGCCGGCGCCTGCTGCCGCGGTTCGGCGTGCGGCGCTCCGTCGCCATCGCGGGCGGCGTGAGCGTGCTCGCGGGCACGGCCATGGGCGCGATGGCACTTGCGGGGTTGCACACCACCTGGGCGATCGCGCTTCCCTTTTGCATCTTCATGTTCGCGCACGGCGTGCACCAGCCCTGCGGTCAGAGCGGCGCGATCGCGCCTTTTCCACAGGCGGCGGGCGCGGCGTCGGCGCTCAACGGTTTCCTGATGATGGTGGCCGCCTTCGCGGTCGGCGGCTGGGTGGGCAGGCGGCTGGACGGCACCGTGTTCGCACTGACGTCGGGCGTTTGGTTCTGGAGCGCCGTCATCGCCGCGGTTTCCTGGACGCTGGTGCAACGTCATGGGGATCCGCGCCATGCCTGA
- a CDS encoding ABC transporter ATP-binding protein produces MTSTSPVVSLRGLAKRYGEATVFSNVTLDIDPGEFVAIVGESGVGKSTLLNCMAGLDTWNEGQVILHGRDLQALTGDERALMRRRHVGFVFQAFHVLPHLDVAQNVGLPLMLLQQPAGRHVEEMLHAVGLDGLGGRLPQELSGGQLQRVAIARALIHRPALLLADEPTGNLDPGTAAKVMDVLAAQTREHGAALVLVTHSESAAARADRALRLTSGGIA; encoded by the coding sequence GTGACGAGCACCAGCCCGGTCGTGTCCCTGCGCGGCCTCGCCAAGCGCTATGGCGAGGCAACCGTTTTCTCGAACGTGACGCTCGACATCGACCCCGGCGAATTTGTCGCCATCGTCGGCGAATCGGGGGTCGGCAAATCCACGCTGCTCAATTGCATGGCGGGCCTGGACACCTGGAACGAAGGCCAGGTGATCCTCCACGGCCGGGACCTGCAGGCCCTCACAGGCGACGAACGCGCGCTCATGCGCCGCCGGCACGTGGGCTTCGTCTTCCAGGCTTTCCACGTGCTGCCGCACCTCGACGTGGCGCAGAACGTCGGCCTGCCGCTGATGCTGCTGCAGCAACCCGCGGGCCGGCATGTCGAGGAGATGCTGCACGCGGTCGGCCTCGACGGGTTGGGCGGGCGTTTGCCCCAGGAGCTGTCGGGCGGGCAGTTGCAGCGCGTCGCCATCGCGCGTGCGTTGATCCACCGGCCCGCGCTGCTCCTCGCCGACGAACCCACGGGCAACCTGGATCCGGGCACCGCAGCGAAGGTGATGGACGTGCTGGCCGCGCAGACGCGCGAACACGGGGCGGCGCTGGTGCTGGTGACGCACTCGGAATCCGCCGCCGCACGCGCGGACCGCGCGCTGCGCCTGACGAGCGGCGGCATCGCCTAG